A stretch of the Thunnus thynnus chromosome 7, fThuThy2.1, whole genome shotgun sequence genome encodes the following:
- the nek8 gene encoding serine/threonine-protein kinase Nek8 isoform X1 produces MEKYEKIKVVGRGAFGIVHLCRRRSDGAFVILKEIPVEQMSRDERLAAQNECQVLKLLNHPNIIEYYENFLEDKALMIAMEYAPGGTLADYIQKRCNSLLDEDTILHFFVQILLALYHVHNKLILHRDLKTQNILLDKHQMIVKIGDFGISKILVSKSKAYTVVGTPCYISPELCEGKPYNQKSDIWALGCVLYELASLKRAFEAANLPALVLKIMSGTFAPISDRYSPELRQLILNMLNLDPSKRPQLNEIMALPICIRPLLNLYTDIGNVKMRRIEKPLSTVQTGPQGRQGGRVPTNRSRDGSVALATGKVHSLPLSSVYTWGSGISTPLRLPMLNTEVLQVSLGRTQKMGVTKSGRLITWEAPSVGSGEASLPGVVEQMQPQFISRFLEGQSGVTIKSVSCGDLFTTCMTDRGIIMTFGSGSNGCLGHGNFNDVTQPKIVEALLGYELVQVSCGASHVLAVTNEREVFSWGRGDNGRLGLGTQDTHNCPQQVCLPVEFEAQRVVCGVDCSMIISTQHSIVACGSNRFNKLGLDKITAGEEPNPTNQVEEVHSYTPVQSAPLNSEKIVYIDIGTAHSVAVTERGQCFTFGSNQHGQMGCSSRRSSRVPYPVPGLQSITMAACGDAFTLAIGSDGEVYTWGKGARGRLGRKEEDSGIPKAVQLDESHPFTVTSVACCHGNTLLAVKPLLDEPAPR; encoded by the exons AGTACTATGAGAACTTCCTGGAAGACAAGGCCCTCATGATAGCTATGGAATATGCACCAG GTGGAACCTTGGCTGACTACATACAGAAGCGCTGTAACTCCCTGCTGGATGAGGACACCATCCTTCACTTCTTTGTGCAGATCTTGCTCGCTTTATACCATGTGCACAACAAACTCATCCTGCACAGGGACCTTAAGACACAGAATATTCTTCTTGACAAGCACCAGATGATCGTCAAAATCGGTGACTTTGGCATCTCCAAAATCCTTGTCAGCAAAAGCAAAGCTTACACG GTGGTTGGAACCCCCTGCTATATCTCCCCAGAGCTGTGTGAGGGAAAGCCGTATAACCAGAAGAGTGACATCTGGGCTCTGGGCTGTGTGCTCTATGAGCTAGCTAGCCTTAAGAGAGCTTTTGAGGCTGCT AATCTACCCGCCCTTGTTCTGAAGATCATGAGCGGTACCTTTGCTCCGATTTCAGACCGTTACAGCCCAGAACTCCGACAGCTCATCCTCAATATGCTCAATCTGGATCCATCCAAACGTCCTCAACTCAATGAAATAATGGCCCTTCCCATATGCATCAGGCCCCTGCTTAATCTCTACACAGACATAGGCAATGTCAAGATGCGCAG gatTGAGAAACCTCTGTCCACTGTGCAGACTGGTCCACAAGGCAGACAAGGAGGGAGAGTACCCACCAACAGGTCCAGAG ATGGATCAGTCGCTTTAGCAACAGGGAAGGTGcattctctccctctgtcctcgGTGTACACGTGGGGCAGTGGCATCTCAACACCTCTCCGCCTGCCCATGCTCAACACTGAGGTGCTGCAGGTGTCGCTGGGCCGCACTCAGAAGATGGGGGTGACCAAGTCAGGCCGACTGATCACTTGGGAG GCTCCATCAGTGGGGTCTGGTGAGGCCAGCCTGCCTGGTGTGGTGGAGCAGATGCAGCCTCAGTTCATTTCACGCTTCCTAGAGGGTCAATCTGGAGTCACCATCAAGTCCGTGTCCTGTGGTGATCTCTTTACCACCTGCATGACAG ACAGAGGCATTATCATGACTTTCGGAAGTGGGAGCAACGGTTGTTTAGGACACGGTAACTTCAATGATGTAACACAG CCCAAGATAGTGGAGGCGCTCCTCGGCTATGAGCTGGTTCAGGTGTCGTGTGGTGCTTCCCACGTACTCGCTGTGACCAATGAAAGAGAAGTATTTTCCTGGGGAAGAGGAGACAATG GTCGCCTCGGGTTAGGCACCCAAGACACCCACAACTGTCCACAGcaggtgtgtttacctgttgAATTTGAGGCTCAGAGGGTGGTGTGTGGAGTTGACTGCTCCATGATTATCAGCACCCAGCACAGCATTGTGGCATGTGGAAGCAACAG GTTCAACAAACTTGGGTTGGATAAAATAACAGCTGGAGAGGAACCAAATCCCACAAATCAGGTGGAAGAAGTCCATTCTTACACTCCTGTCCAATCAGCCCCACTCAACAGTGAGAAGATTGTTTACATTGACATAGGAACAGCCCATTCTGTTGCTGTTACAG AGAGGGGTCAGTGTTTTACTTTTGGCAGCAACCAGCATGGCCAGATGGGCTGTAGTTCACGTCGTAGCAGCCGTGTGCCTTATCCAGTGCCCGGCCTGCAGAGTATCACCATGGCTGCCTGTGGAGATGCTTTCACCCTAGCGATCGGATCCG ATGGGGAGGTGTACACCTGGGGAAAGGGGGCCCGTGGACGCCTcggaaggaaagaggaggatTCTGGGATACCAAAGGCGGTGCAGCTCGACGAGAGTCACCCGTTCACGGTGACATCAGTGgcttgttgtcatggcaacactCTGCTGGCAGTGAAAC CTTTGCTTGACGAACCTGCTCCGAGATGA
- the nek8 gene encoding serine/threonine-protein kinase Nek8 isoform X2, whose product MEKYEKIKVVGRGAFGIVHLCRRRSDGAFVILKEIPVEQMSRDERLAAQNECQVLKLLNHPNIIEYYENFLEDKALMIAMEYAPGGTLADYIQKRCNSLLDEDTILHFFVQILLALYHVHNKLILHRDLKTQNILLDKHQMIVKIGDFGISKILVSKSKAYTVVGTPCYISPELCEGKPYNQKSDIWALGCVLYELASLKRAFEAANLPALVLKIMSGTFAPISDRYSPELRQLILNMLNLDPSKRPQLNEIMALPICIRPLLNLYTDIGNVKMRRIEKPLSTVQTGPQGRQGGRVPTNRSRDGSVALATGKVHSLPLSSVYTWGSGISTPLRLPMLNTEVLQVSLGRTQKMGVTKSGRLITWEAPSVGSGEASLPGVVEQMQPQFISRFLEGQSGVTIKSVSCGDLFTTCMTDRGIIMTFGSGSNGCLGHGNFNDVTQPKIVEALLGYELVQVSCGASHVLAVTNEREVFSWGRGDNGRLGLGTQDTHNCPQQVCLPVEFEAQRVVCGVDCSMIISTQHSIVACGSNRFNKLGLDKITAGEEPNPTNQVEEVHSYTPVQSAPLNSEKIVYIDIGTAHSVAVTERGQCFTFGSNQHGQMGCSSRRSSRVPYPVPGLQSITMAACGDAFTLAIGSALLDEPAPR is encoded by the exons AGTACTATGAGAACTTCCTGGAAGACAAGGCCCTCATGATAGCTATGGAATATGCACCAG GTGGAACCTTGGCTGACTACATACAGAAGCGCTGTAACTCCCTGCTGGATGAGGACACCATCCTTCACTTCTTTGTGCAGATCTTGCTCGCTTTATACCATGTGCACAACAAACTCATCCTGCACAGGGACCTTAAGACACAGAATATTCTTCTTGACAAGCACCAGATGATCGTCAAAATCGGTGACTTTGGCATCTCCAAAATCCTTGTCAGCAAAAGCAAAGCTTACACG GTGGTTGGAACCCCCTGCTATATCTCCCCAGAGCTGTGTGAGGGAAAGCCGTATAACCAGAAGAGTGACATCTGGGCTCTGGGCTGTGTGCTCTATGAGCTAGCTAGCCTTAAGAGAGCTTTTGAGGCTGCT AATCTACCCGCCCTTGTTCTGAAGATCATGAGCGGTACCTTTGCTCCGATTTCAGACCGTTACAGCCCAGAACTCCGACAGCTCATCCTCAATATGCTCAATCTGGATCCATCCAAACGTCCTCAACTCAATGAAATAATGGCCCTTCCCATATGCATCAGGCCCCTGCTTAATCTCTACACAGACATAGGCAATGTCAAGATGCGCAG gatTGAGAAACCTCTGTCCACTGTGCAGACTGGTCCACAAGGCAGACAAGGAGGGAGAGTACCCACCAACAGGTCCAGAG ATGGATCAGTCGCTTTAGCAACAGGGAAGGTGcattctctccctctgtcctcgGTGTACACGTGGGGCAGTGGCATCTCAACACCTCTCCGCCTGCCCATGCTCAACACTGAGGTGCTGCAGGTGTCGCTGGGCCGCACTCAGAAGATGGGGGTGACCAAGTCAGGCCGACTGATCACTTGGGAG GCTCCATCAGTGGGGTCTGGTGAGGCCAGCCTGCCTGGTGTGGTGGAGCAGATGCAGCCTCAGTTCATTTCACGCTTCCTAGAGGGTCAATCTGGAGTCACCATCAAGTCCGTGTCCTGTGGTGATCTCTTTACCACCTGCATGACAG ACAGAGGCATTATCATGACTTTCGGAAGTGGGAGCAACGGTTGTTTAGGACACGGTAACTTCAATGATGTAACACAG CCCAAGATAGTGGAGGCGCTCCTCGGCTATGAGCTGGTTCAGGTGTCGTGTGGTGCTTCCCACGTACTCGCTGTGACCAATGAAAGAGAAGTATTTTCCTGGGGAAGAGGAGACAATG GTCGCCTCGGGTTAGGCACCCAAGACACCCACAACTGTCCACAGcaggtgtgtttacctgttgAATTTGAGGCTCAGAGGGTGGTGTGTGGAGTTGACTGCTCCATGATTATCAGCACCCAGCACAGCATTGTGGCATGTGGAAGCAACAG GTTCAACAAACTTGGGTTGGATAAAATAACAGCTGGAGAGGAACCAAATCCCACAAATCAGGTGGAAGAAGTCCATTCTTACACTCCTGTCCAATCAGCCCCACTCAACAGTGAGAAGATTGTTTACATTGACATAGGAACAGCCCATTCTGTTGCTGTTACAG AGAGGGGTCAGTGTTTTACTTTTGGCAGCAACCAGCATGGCCAGATGGGCTGTAGTTCACGTCGTAGCAGCCGTGTGCCTTATCCAGTGCCCGGCCTGCAGAGTATCACCATGGCTGCCTGTGGAGATGCTTTCACCCTAGCGATCGGATCCG CTTTGCTTGACGAACCTGCTCCGAGATGA